In Phaeobacter sp. A36a-5a, a single genomic region encodes these proteins:
- a CDS encoding ABC transporter ATP-binding protein — MFRAFENLVDPFAASQRAAPRAGLWPYLWQQLAPYRRWLPLMLVTGVLTALMESGLIFYAGRLVDLMSESGAAAFWADHGGEMILALVCVLLLRPTLVGLNHLLLEQTLSSNLQEQVRWQAHQHLLGQSVGFFQHDFAGRLSNRVMQMGPAVQDSVHMMFEAVLFAVTYMLGAVVVLSQIDGRLAVPLLIWVLIYGVYVRHVARRVAATAEKWSDARSGATGRIVDAYGNIETVKLFAQGGQELGYALSALRRLRTRYQRFMRMMTTLAFGSIAINGVLILIVVAPAIWLWTVGQVSVGEVAAVAALTIRLNGMSGWILWVTIRLFENMGIICEGLRSLATPHAVVDAAAAPALKVTRAEIRVEGLHHSYGKASEDGSGGVAGLDLTIGAGQRIGIAGPSGAGKSTLVSLLLRFDDPDRGRILIDGQPIDSVTQDSLRAQIGVVTQTTALVHRSVRANILYGNPGASEAEMVMAAKRARAHDFILGLRDQAGRTGYDAHVGERGVALSGGQRQRIAIARVVLKNAPILILDEATSALDSAVEAEIEETLRDVMQGKTVIAIAHRLSTIAQMDRIVVMDQGRITEDGSHAALLALGGTYAMLWSRQVGSPCASADC, encoded by the coding sequence ATGTTCCGGGCTTTTGAAAACCTTGTCGATCCGTTTGCGGCCTCGCAGAGGGCGGCGCCGCGTGCCGGTCTCTGGCCGTATCTGTGGCAGCAGCTGGCGCCCTATCGCAGATGGCTGCCGCTGATGCTGGTCACTGGCGTGCTGACCGCGCTGATGGAAAGCGGGCTGATCTTCTATGCCGGGCGGCTGGTGGATCTGATGAGCGAGAGTGGCGCTGCGGCGTTCTGGGCCGATCACGGCGGTGAGATGATCCTCGCGCTGGTCTGTGTGCTGCTGCTGCGTCCGACGCTGGTCGGGCTGAACCATCTGCTGCTGGAGCAGACCCTGTCCTCCAACCTGCAGGAACAGGTCCGCTGGCAGGCGCATCAGCATCTTCTGGGGCAATCGGTCGGCTTCTTTCAGCATGATTTCGCCGGGCGGCTCAGCAATCGGGTGATGCAGATGGGACCGGCGGTGCAGGACAGCGTGCATATGATGTTCGAGGCGGTGCTGTTCGCGGTGACCTATATGCTGGGCGCGGTGGTGGTGCTGTCGCAGATCGACGGGCGGCTGGCGGTGCCGCTGCTGATCTGGGTGCTGATTTACGGCGTCTACGTGCGCCATGTCGCCCGCCGTGTCGCGGCGACGGCGGAGAAATGGTCCGATGCGCGCTCCGGGGCGACGGGGCGGATTGTCGATGCCTATGGCAATATCGAAACCGTCAAGCTGTTTGCGCAGGGCGGGCAGGAGCTGGGTTATGCGCTGTCGGCGCTGCGGCGGCTGCGGACGCGTTACCAGCGGTTCATGCGGATGATGACCACGCTGGCCTTTGGCAGCATTGCCATCAACGGCGTGTTGATCCTGATCGTGGTGGCTCCGGCGATCTGGCTGTGGACGGTGGGTCAGGTCAGCGTTGGAGAGGTGGCCGCCGTCGCGGCACTGACCATCCGGCTGAACGGCATGAGCGGCTGGATCCTCTGGGTGACGATCCGCCTGTTTGAAAACATGGGCATCATTTGCGAGGGGCTGCGGTCGCTGGCAACGCCACATGCGGTGGTCGATGCAGCGGCGGCGCCGGCCCTGAAGGTCACGCGGGCGGAGATCCGCGTGGAGGGGCTGCATCACAGCTATGGCAAGGCATCGGAGGATGGCAGCGGGGGTGTGGCGGGGCTTGATCTGACAATCGGGGCCGGGCAGCGGATCGGCATTGCCGGGCCGTCCGGCGCGGGCAAGTCGACGCTGGTGTCGCTGCTGTTGCGGTTTGATGACCCGGACCGGGGGCGCATTCTGATCGACGGCCAGCCGATCGACAGCGTGACACAGGACAGCCTGCGGGCGCAGATTGGCGTGGTGACGCAGACAACCGCGCTGGTTCATCGCTCGGTGCGGGCCAATATCCTATATGGCAATCCCGGCGCCAGCGAGGCGGAGATGGTGATGGCCGCCAAACGCGCCCGTGCCCATGATTTCATTCTGGGGCTGCGCGATCAGGCGGGGCGGACCGGCTATGACGCCCATGTGGGCGAGCGCGGAGTTGCCCTCTCCGGCGGGCAGCGGCAGCGGATTGCGATTGCGCGGGTGGTGCTGAAGAATGCGCCGATCCTGATCCTGGACGAGGCAACCTCGGCGCTGGACAGCGCGGTGGAGGCGGAGATCGAGGAGACATTGCGGGATGTGATGCAGGGCAAGACGGTGATCGCCATTGCGCATCGCCTGTCCACGATTGCGCAGATGGACCGGATTGTCGTCATGGATCAGGGCCGCATCACCGAAGATGGCAGCCATGCCGCGCTGCTGGCGCTGGGGGGCACCTATGCGATGCTGTGGTCGCGGCAGGTGGGCAGCCCCTGCGCGTCGGCGGATTGCTGA
- a CDS encoding DUF2218 domain-containing protein: MITDTGHFDTPNASKYLQQLCKHFAHKVAVTHDDSRGTVALGMGPATLTASADRLLAEVTAPTAEELDHARQIIDNHLKRFAFREEFEAMTWASATAPA, translated from the coding sequence ATGATTACGGATACAGGCCATTTCGACACCCCCAACGCCTCCAAATACCTGCAACAGCTGTGCAAGCATTTTGCCCATAAGGTCGCCGTCACCCATGACGACAGCCGGGGCACCGTGGCTCTGGGCATGGGACCTGCAACGCTGACCGCCAGCGCCGACCGGCTCTTGGCCGAGGTCACCGCCCCCACTGCCGAAGAGCTGGATCACGCCCGCCAGATCATCGACAATCACCTGAAACGCTTTGCCTTTCGAGAAGAATTTGAGGCGATGACCTGGGCCTCCGCAACGGCTCCTGCCTGA